Proteins from one Crocosphaera sp. UHCC 0190 genomic window:
- the fabD gene encoding ACP S-malonyltransferase: protein MKTAWVFPGQGSQAVGMGVDLATTAIGKTKFEKAQEILGWSVIERCQGDETELSRTIYTQPCLYVIESILVDLLTEKGQLPDLVAGHSLGEYSALYAAKVFDFATGLQLVKRRAELMSESAGGKMVALMKFDRSQLENAIANIPDVVFANDNSEQQVVISGTPEAVDQLCSQVQAKRALPLKVSGAFHSPLMATAAAQFQELLEAAHFMDAQVPILSNIDPTPATSATLLKDRLIKQMTGSVRWREIMLSLSSEGVTQATEVGPGKVLAGLIKRACPDITLSNVGCIADL from the coding sequence ATGAAAACAGCGTGGGTATTTCCAGGACAAGGATCACAAGCCGTCGGTATGGGGGTAGATTTAGCAACAACAGCCATCGGAAAAACTAAGTTTGAAAAAGCACAAGAGATTTTAGGCTGGTCTGTGATCGAACGGTGTCAAGGGGATGAAACAGAGTTATCTCGGACGATATACACTCAACCCTGTCTTTATGTGATTGAAAGTATTTTAGTGGATTTGTTAACCGAAAAGGGTCAATTACCCGATTTAGTGGCGGGTCATAGTTTGGGAGAATATTCGGCTTTGTATGCTGCTAAAGTGTTTGATTTTGCTACAGGGTTACAGTTAGTAAAACGTCGCGCTGAGTTGATGAGTGAATCTGCTGGTGGAAAAATGGTAGCCTTGATGAAGTTTGATCGCTCACAATTGGAAAATGCGATCGCGAATATTCCTGATGTGGTTTTCGCTAATGATAACAGCGAGCAGCAGGTGGTGATTTCCGGTACTCCAGAAGCGGTTGATCAACTCTGTTCTCAAGTACAAGCAAAACGAGCGTTGCCTCTCAAGGTGTCGGGGGCTTTTCATTCTCCTTTGATGGCTACAGCAGCGGCACAGTTTCAAGAATTATTAGAAGCTGCTCACTTTATGGATGCTCAGGTTCCTATACTTTCTAATATTGACCCAACTCCTGCGACATCAGCAACCCTTTTAAAAGACCGTTTAATCAAGCAAATGACGGGTTCTGTGCGCTGGCGTGAGATTATGTTATCTTTGTCCTCGGAAGGGGTAACACAAGCGACCGAAGTTGGGCCTGGTAAAGTTTTAGCCGGACTGATTAAGCGGGCTTGTCCTGACATTACCCTAAGTAATGTGGGGTGTATCGCTGATCTCTAA
- a CDS encoding beta-ketoacyl-ACP synthase III translates to MKGLGAGMAIIGCGSATPSQVMTNKDLSQLVDTSDEWIRTRTGISKRHLASEDVSLSDLSAQAAAAAIKMAGLTPADIDLIILATSTADDLFGSAAKVQELLEASQAVAFDLTAACSGFVFALVTAAQFIRTGTYQRVVVIGADMLSRWVDWSDRSSCILFGDGAGAVVCQGIADHDHLLGFEMHSDGKQHDSLNLSYQGKAKTLKEGMVISQGSYQPITMNGREVYRFAVAKVPEVIEKALFRADLTTDDIDWLILHQANQRIIEAVASRLKIPAEKVIANLDEYGNTSAASIPIALDEAVREGKIQPGDIIASSGFGAGLTWGAAIFRWGN, encoded by the coding sequence TTGAAAGGATTAGGGGCGGGAATGGCAATTATAGGCTGCGGTTCAGCTACGCCTAGCCAAGTGATGACTAACAAAGATTTGAGTCAGTTGGTGGATACCTCTGATGAATGGATTCGCACCAGAACTGGAATCAGTAAGCGACATTTAGCCTCAGAAGATGTATCCTTGAGTGATTTATCGGCCCAAGCGGCAGCAGCAGCCATTAAGATGGCAGGGTTAACCCCCGCTGATATTGATTTAATTATTTTGGCGACTTCGACGGCTGATGATTTATTTGGCAGTGCGGCTAAAGTCCAGGAACTTTTAGAGGCTTCTCAGGCAGTGGCCTTTGATCTAACTGCTGCTTGTTCGGGTTTCGTCTTTGCCCTAGTAACGGCTGCCCAATTTATCCGCACAGGCACTTATCAAAGAGTAGTGGTAATTGGGGCTGATATGCTGTCCCGTTGGGTTGATTGGTCAGATCGCAGTAGCTGCATCTTATTTGGTGATGGGGCAGGGGCAGTGGTTTGTCAAGGGATAGCTGATCATGACCACTTGTTGGGCTTTGAAATGCACAGTGATGGCAAACAACATGACTCCCTCAATTTGTCTTATCAGGGAAAGGCTAAAACCTTAAAAGAGGGAATGGTCATCAGTCAAGGCAGTTATCAGCCCATTACTATGAATGGACGAGAAGTTTATCGTTTTGCTGTGGCCAAGGTGCCAGAAGTGATTGAAAAAGCCCTATTCAGAGCAGATTTAACTACCGATGACATCGATTGGTTAATTTTACATCAAGCTAATCAGCGAATTATAGAGGCGGTAGCCAGTCGCTTAAAAATTCCGGCTGAAAAAGTTATTGCTAATTTAGATGAGTATGGCAATACCTCCGCCGCTTCGATTCCCATTGCTCTTGATGAAGCAGTAAGAGAGGGAAAAATTCAACCAGGGGATATTATTGCTAGTTCTGGTTTTGGCGCAGGGTTAACCTGGGGAGCCGCTATCTTCCGTTGGGGAAACTAA
- a CDS encoding adenylate/guanylate cyclase domain-containing protein, which yields MENLGKTPHLLLNTPKGQRYFPLVGKNYWTIGRGKDNDFTISDHCISRNHAILQSTETGEFLLIDLGSRNGTFVNSRRVSIPVTLHNGDEVTFGKTEVKFYCPISDRQTDDDMITEPLDRDTIVLHERRLTSVMVVDMRNFTTLTRQLDEEVLSSLIGNWFREAGEIIRYSGSWVDKYIGDAVMAIWFHGENEVTKADIMQIFQAVSDLNTMTKKLSQQYPVPFELNIGAGINTGYSMVGNTGSGDHPDYTAIGDTVNAAFRLESATKELGLDVAVGEQTYKCLTDLTQAQNLFYQYTVSLKGYETPTITYGINFKDLQQFLQANIIQS from the coding sequence GTGGAAAATCTAGGAAAAACGCCCCATTTACTGTTGAATACCCCTAAAGGTCAACGCTATTTTCCTTTAGTGGGAAAGAATTATTGGACAATTGGACGGGGAAAGGACAACGATTTCACTATTTCCGATCATTGTATTTCTCGTAATCATGCTATTCTACAATCCACAGAAACTGGGGAATTTTTGTTAATTGATTTAGGCAGTCGTAACGGAACTTTTGTTAACAGTCGTCGAGTGAGTATTCCTGTCACCCTTCACAATGGGGATGAAGTAACCTTTGGCAAAACCGAGGTTAAATTTTACTGTCCCATAAGCGATCGCCAGACTGACGACGACATGATAACAGAACCCTTGGATCGGGATACCATTGTTTTACATGAACGTCGTCTTACCTCTGTGATGGTGGTGGATATGCGGAACTTTACCACCTTAACCAGACAATTAGATGAAGAGGTGTTATCCTCCTTAATTGGCAATTGGTTTCGTGAGGCAGGGGAAATTATTCGTTACTCAGGAAGTTGGGTAGATAAATATATTGGGGATGCGGTGATGGCTATTTGGTTTCATGGAGAAAATGAAGTCACTAAAGCTGATATTATGCAAATTTTTCAGGCCGTTAGTGACCTTAATACTATGACCAAAAAGTTAAGTCAGCAATATCCCGTTCCCTTTGAATTAAACATTGGGGCAGGGATTAATACAGGATATTCTATGGTGGGAAATACAGGCAGTGGGGATCATCCTGATTATACCGCGATTGGGGATACTGTTAATGCTGCATTTCGTCTTGAATCAGCCACCAAAGAATTAGGATTAGATGTTGCAGTTGGGGAACAAACTTACAAGTGTTTAACTGATTTAACACAAGCACAAAACCTATTTTATCAGTATACTGTCAGCCTTAAAGGATATGAAACACCTACAATTACCTATGGGATTAATTTTAAAGATTTACAGCAGTTTTTGCAAGCTAATATCATTCAAAGTTAA
- a CDS encoding DUF3120 domain-containing protein translates to MSGISLTRQSSSWLLFLAAGFLVSVPVFIEAPLVRLFPEISVLMTGGWLWLSFYLMKQPKTLIWGDLLFGFSWSWLAGSVYWGWLRWEPLIHLPVESMGVPIALWCLWRGWGKVGNFFYLGSLLGTAITDIYFYITGLIPHWRQLMQVEPTLATPIFQAALAQVQTPWGLSWAVVLVNVLLGMGLWAIQQSDRHWWAFAGAVLSTILVDSLFWFAAAFA, encoded by the coding sequence CTGAGTGGTATTTCCCTGACTCGTCAATCTTCTAGCTGGCTACTCTTCTTAGCCGCCGGGTTTTTAGTCTCTGTCCCCGTTTTTATTGAAGCCCCCCTAGTGCGTTTATTTCCTGAAATCAGCGTACTGATGACAGGAGGATGGTTATGGTTAAGCTTTTACCTGATGAAACAGCCTAAAACGCTAATCTGGGGAGATTTACTGTTTGGGTTTAGTTGGAGTTGGTTGGCGGGTTCTGTATATTGGGGATGGTTACGATGGGAACCCTTAATTCACCTGCCCGTCGAATCAATGGGAGTGCCGATCGCCTTGTGGTGTCTGTGGCGCGGTTGGGGTAAAGTTGGTAATTTCTTTTACTTAGGATCACTATTAGGAACGGCCATCACCGATATTTATTTTTATATCACGGGATTAATTCCCCATTGGCGACAACTGATGCAAGTCGAACCCACCTTAGCAACGCCTATTTTTCAAGCAGCCTTGGCTCAAGTACAAACCCCTTGGGGGCTAAGTTGGGCAGTAGTTTTAGTCAATGTACTTTTAGGGATGGGTTTATGGGCCATCCAGCAATCTGATCGACATTGGTGGGCATTTGCAGGGGCCGTATTGAGTACAATCTTAGTGGACAGTCTATTTTGGTTTGCTGCTGCTTTCGCCTAA